From the genome of Anoplopoma fimbria isolate UVic2021 breed Golden Eagle Sablefish chromosome 1, Afim_UVic_2022, whole genome shotgun sequence, one region includes:
- the gramd1bb gene encoding protein Aster-B isoform X2: protein MVEKGSDHSSDKSPSTPEQVVQRTYSLQSARSGGKNSKKSQSWYNVLSPTYKQRNEDFRKLFKQLPDTERLIVDYSCALQRDILLQGRLYLSENWICFYSNIFRWETLLTVRLKDICSMTKEKTARLIPNAIQVCTDTEKHFFSSFGARDRTYMMMFRLWQNALLDKPLCPKELWHFVHQCYGNELGLTSDDEDYVPPDDDFNTMGFSEEIPNEENEINNDNLSKSSADAKPEGSPPPLHKKIVPNSTIPSPGNHDPPITFDLPAEEYADCLPDGELLALPLLLEERNIDTSGPGGPVPSPSLDFNDNEDIPTELSDSSETHDEGEVQAFHEDLNGRQHINEIYKFSVDKLYGILFTESQFMSDFMEQRRFSDVVYHPWKKEEAGNQTRDIMYTISLSNPLAPKTATVTETQTLYKASQESECYIIDAEVNTHDVPYHDYFYTLNRYMLTRVAKNKCRLRVSTELRYRKQPWGLVKGFIEKNFWSGLEENFRHLELELSKLEDLLTESHQLSPKAKVVKNSVRRKKRPLPHLRSQLLDEALSPVTTPEDEEVIQRIKQVAGSTQTRHQSQEHHHLPGGLALYSVSKLLLIISFVLVLLVFLNMMLFYKLWMLEYSAQSLTTWQGLRLHESKLPQTQMEWAQLLEAQQRFHDAELQKWREIIKSSVVLLDQMKDSLLNLQRGIGLRDYSSEAEEKRSRYH from the exons ATGGTGGAGAAGGGTTCAGACCACTCCTCTGACAAATCCCCATCCACGCCCGAGCAGGTCGTCCAGAGAACATACTCCCTGCAGTCAGCAAGAAGCGGGGGAAAGAACTCAAAG AAGAGCCAAAGCTGGTACAAC GTGCTGAGCCCGACATACAAGCAGCGCAATGAGGACTTTAGGAAACTCTTCAAGCAGCTCCctgacacagagagactcaTTGTTG ACTACTCCTGTGCTCTCCAACGGGACATCCTCCTGCAGGGACGACTCTACCTCTCCGAGAACTGGATCTGTTTCTATAGCAACATCTTCCGCTGGGAAACGCTG ctgaCAGTGCGGCTAAAGGACATCTGCTCAATGACGAAAGAGAAGACCGCCCGCCTCATCCCCAATGCCATCCAGGTGTGCACAGACACTGAGAAG cacttTTTCAGCTCATTTGGAGCCAGGGACAGGACTTACATGATGATGTTCAGACTCTGGCAGAATGCGCTACTAGACAAG CCCCTGTGCCCCAAAGAACTGTGGCACTTTGTTCATCAGTGCTATGGCAACGAGCTAGGCCTAACCAGCGATGACGAGGACTATGTTCCCCCTGATGATGACTTCAACACCATGGG GTTCAGTGAAGAGATTCCAAACGAAGAGAATGAGATTAACAATGACAACTTGTCAAAGAGCAGCGCTGACGCCAAGCCTGAGGGGAGTCCTCCTCCACTACATAAGAAGATCGTTCCAAACAGCACCATACCCAGCCCGGGCAACCATGATCCACCCATCACA ttTGACCTCCCAGCAGAAGAGTATGCAGACTGCCTACCAGACGGCGAGCTGCTTGCGCTGCCCCTTTTGTTGGAGGAGAGGAACATTGATACCAGCGGGCCTGGTGGTCCTGTCCCCTCACCGTCTCTGGACTTCAACGACAACGAAGACATCCCGACTGAGCTCAGCGACTCCTCGGAAACACACGACGAGG GTGAAGTGCAGGCCTTTCATGAGGATCTAAATGGCAGGCAGCACATCAATGAAATCTACAAGTTCAGTGTGGACAAGCTCTATGGgatcctcttcacagagtcgCAGTTCATGAGTGACTTCATGGAACAGAGGCGGTTCTCAG ATGTGGTGTACCACCCGTGGAAGAAAGAGGAGGCTGGGAACCAGACTAGAGACATCATGTACACCATCTCGCTGTCCAACCCCCTGGCCCCCAAAACAGCCACAGTCACAGAGACACAG ACTCTGTACAAAGCCAGCCAGGAGAGTGAGTGTTACATCATCGATGCTGAGGTCAACACACATGACGTGCCCTACCACGACTACTTCTACACCCTCAACCGCTACATGCTCACCAGGGTGGCCAAGAACAAGTGTCGGTTACG GGTATCAACAGAGCTGCGCTACAGGAAGCAGCCGTGGGGGCTGGTGAAAGGCTTCATAGAGAAAAACTTCTGGAGCGGACTAGAAGAGAACTTCCGCCATCTTG AGTTGGAGCTGTCCAAGCTGGAGGACTTACTGACTGAGTCCCACCAACTGTCTCCCAAGGCCAAGGTGGTGAAAAACTCAGTGAGGCGGAAGAAGAGGCCACTCCCACACTTGCGCAGCCAGCTTCTGGACGAGGCGCTCAGCCCCGTTACCACGCCGGAGGATGAGGAAGTGATTCAGAGGATCAAACAAGTGGCAGGCTCCACGCAAACCAGACACCAGAGTCAAGAACACCATCACCTGCCGGGAGGCCTTGCTCTGTACAGCGTCTCCAAATTGCTGCTCATCATCAGCTTTGT CCTGGTCCTGCTGGTGTTCCTCAACATGATGCTCTTCTACAAGCTGTGGATGCTGGAGTACTCCGCACAGTCCTTAACAACCTGGCAAGGTCTGCGGCTTCATgaaag TAAACTGCCTCAGACACAGATGGAGTGGGCCCAGCTCCTGGAGGCGCAGCAGCGTTTCCATGACGCCGAGCTGCAGAAGTGGAGGGAGATTATCAAGTCGTCAGTTGTGCTGCTAGACCAG ATGAAAGACTCGTTATTGAACCTCCAGCGAGGCATTGGTTTAAGGGACTACAGCTCCGAGGCTGAGGAGAAGAGAAGTCGCTATCACTGA